The following proteins are co-located in the Nocardioides piscis genome:
- the ilvD gene encoding dihydroxy-acid dehydratase produces the protein MSPTADRPDLKPRSRDVTDGIERAAARGMLRAVGMGDEDWEKPQIGVASSWNEITPCNLSLDRLAKAVKNGVHAGGGYPLEFGTISVSDGISMGHEGMHFSLVSREVIADSVETVMMAERLDGSVLLAGCDKSLPGMLMAAARLDLASVFLYAGSTMPGQVDGNDVTIIDAFEAVGACLAGRITEAEVTRIEKAICPGEGACGGMYTANTMASVAEALGMSLPGSAAPPAVDRRRDGFAHRSGEAVVEMLRQGITARQIMTKPAFENAIAVVMALGGSTNAVLHLLAIAREAEVDLRLEDFNRIGDKVPHIGDLKPFGRFVMNDVDKIGGIPVVMKALLDAGLMHGDTLTVTGKTMAENLEALNPQHLDGEVLRKLDRPIHASGGLAILHGSLAPEGAVVKSAGFDDTTFTGTARVFDGERKALDALAAGEIKPRDVVVIRYEGPKGGPGMREMLAITGAIKGAGLGKDVLLITDGRFSGGTTGLCVGHIAPEAVDGGPIAFVRDGDEITLDVANRTLDVRIDDLDERKVGWEPNPPKYTRGVLGKYAKVVQSAAHGAVCG, from the coding sequence ATGAGCCCCACCGCAGACCGGCCGGACCTGAAGCCCCGTTCCCGCGACGTCACCGACGGCATTGAGCGCGCTGCGGCGCGGGGCATGCTCCGCGCTGTCGGGATGGGCGACGAGGACTGGGAGAAGCCGCAGATCGGGGTTGCCTCGAGCTGGAACGAGATCACGCCCTGCAACCTGAGCCTCGACCGACTGGCGAAGGCGGTCAAGAACGGCGTGCACGCGGGCGGCGGCTACCCCCTCGAGTTCGGGACGATCTCGGTCTCGGACGGCATCTCGATGGGTCACGAGGGCATGCACTTCAGTCTCGTCAGCCGGGAGGTCATTGCGGACTCGGTCGAGACGGTGATGATGGCCGAGCGGCTCGACGGCAGCGTCCTGCTGGCAGGGTGCGACAAGAGCCTGCCCGGGATGCTGATGGCCGCAGCGCGCCTCGACCTGGCGAGTGTCTTCCTCTATGCGGGAAGCACCATGCCGGGTCAGGTCGACGGCAACGACGTCACGATCATCGATGCTTTCGAGGCCGTCGGGGCTTGCCTGGCCGGCCGCATCACCGAGGCCGAGGTCACCCGGATCGAGAAGGCCATCTGCCCCGGGGAGGGTGCGTGCGGCGGCATGTACACCGCAAACACGATGGCCAGCGTCGCCGAGGCGCTCGGGATGAGCCTGCCGGGCAGCGCCGCACCGCCAGCCGTCGACCGGCGTCGCGACGGGTTCGCGCACCGCTCGGGCGAAGCCGTGGTGGAGATGCTGCGTCAGGGGATCACGGCACGTCAGATCATGACCAAGCCCGCCTTCGAGAACGCCATCGCGGTGGTGATGGCGCTCGGCGGTTCGACCAACGCAGTGCTCCACCTCCTCGCCATCGCGCGCGAGGCCGAGGTCGACCTGAGGCTCGAGGACTTCAACCGGATCGGCGACAAGGTGCCGCACATCGGTGACCTCAAGCCCTTCGGTCGCTTCGTGATGAACGACGTCGACAAGATCGGTGGCATCCCGGTCGTGATGAAGGCGTTGCTCGACGCGGGACTGATGCACGGTGACACCCTCACCGTCACCGGCAAGACGATGGCCGAGAACCTCGAGGCGCTCAACCCGCAGCACCTCGACGGAGAGGTCCTGCGCAAGCTCGACCGCCCGATCCACGCCAGCGGCGGGCTCGCGATCCTGCACGGTTCGCTCGCGCCGGAGGGAGCCGTGGTCAAGAGCGCGGGCTTCGACGACACGACCTTCACCGGTACGGCGCGGGTCTTCGACGGCGAGCGGAAGGCGCTCGATGCGCTGGCAGCCGGCGAGATCAAGCCGCGCGACGTCGTCGTCATCCGCTACGAAGGACCCAAGGGTGGGCCGGGGATGCGCGAGATGCTGGCCATCACCGGCGCGATCAAGGGCGCTGGCCTCGGCAAGGACGTCCTGCTCATCACCGACGGCCGGTTCTCCGGTGGCACGACCGGGCTCTGTGTCGGCCACATCGCGCCCGAGGCCGTCGACGGCGGTCCCATCGCCTTCGTGCGGGACGGCGACGAGATCACCCTCGACGTCGCGAACCGAACCCTCGACGTCCGGATCGACGACCTCGACGAGCGCAAGGTCGGCTGGGAGCCGAACCCACCGAAGTACACCCGCGGCGTGCTCGGCAAGTACGCCAAGGTCGTGCAGTCCGCAGCCCACGGGGCTGTGTGCGGCTGA
- a CDS encoding helix-turn-helix domain-containing protein, protein MGTAGGLEISGLIRRVRRLAHLSQRELAQRLDVSQSAVAKWETGRSVPSARILARALDVAGLSLVAVREDGRRVTPMRAEAARDAADRRYPAHTYVWAEGWWAPEAAATTAWFHQILCRSADIELPKVRYSTHWQLVRPPTPADVDDHPTWREVVAEAREGWQPRRHRRLLIPEWAIQDSSKSRNRRPDAFRAG, encoded by the coding sequence GTGGGGACGGCAGGGGGGCTGGAGATCTCGGGCCTGATCCGGCGCGTACGCCGACTGGCTCACCTCTCCCAACGCGAGCTCGCCCAGCGGCTCGACGTCTCGCAGTCCGCCGTCGCGAAGTGGGAGACCGGCCGCAGCGTCCCCTCGGCGCGGATCCTGGCTCGAGCCCTCGACGTCGCCGGACTGAGTCTTGTCGCAGTGCGCGAGGACGGGCGACGCGTCACACCTATGCGTGCCGAGGCCGCGCGGGATGCTGCGGACCGGCGCTACCCGGCGCACACCTATGTCTGGGCGGAAGGTTGGTGGGCGCCGGAGGCAGCGGCAACGACTGCCTGGTTTCACCAGATCCTGTGCCGTTCCGCTGACATCGAGCTCCCCAAGGTGCGCTACAGCACGCACTGGCAGCTCGTGCGTCCGCCCACCCCCGCCGACGTCGACGACCATCCGACCTGGCGAGAGGTCGTGGCGGAGGCGAGGGAAGGTTGGCAGCCGCGCCGTCACAGACGGCTGCTGATCCCTGAGTGGGCGATCCAGGACTCGTCCAAGTCCAGGAATCGCCGGCCTGATGCGTTTCGGGCTGGTTGA
- a CDS encoding SRPBCC family protein codes for MPDFATTRSAHIDAPPATVHALVNDFRQWPRWSPWEGIDPQLQRTYSGAATGAGSRYAWAGNAKAGAGTMEILRSEPSRVEIALEFIKPFKAANITTFAFAPAAGGTDVTWTMTGQRGVVMGLMGKLYFDRAIGKDFERGLGSLRSAAESESPTGSG; via the coding sequence ATGCCCGACTTCGCCACCACCCGTAGCGCACACATCGACGCGCCGCCAGCGACCGTGCACGCCTTGGTGAACGACTTCCGCCAGTGGCCCAGGTGGTCACCATGGGAGGGGATCGACCCTCAGCTTCAACGCACCTATTCCGGAGCCGCCACAGGCGCGGGATCGCGCTACGCCTGGGCGGGCAACGCCAAGGCTGGAGCCGGCACCATGGAGATCCTGCGCTCAGAACCATCCCGGGTGGAGATCGCACTTGAGTTCATCAAGCCCTTCAAGGCGGCCAACATCACGACCTTTGCATTCGCGCCCGCAGCCGGCGGCACCGACGTCACCTGGACCATGACGGGGCAGCGCGGCGTCGTGATGGGGTTGATGGGCAAGCTGTACTTCGACAGGGCGATCGGCAAGGACTTCGAGAGGGGTCTCGGCTCGCTCAGGTCGGCGGCCGAGTCTGAGTCGCCCACCGGTTCTGGCTGA